From a single Miscanthus floridulus cultivar M001 chromosome 8, ASM1932011v1, whole genome shotgun sequence genomic region:
- the LOC136474496 gene encoding auxin-responsive protein SAUR36-like, protein MLTRRHGGFRLGRKLLSAWRWVLCHRRRRRGRGYLRLQPCQQGRRGSNKSPSTSPLADAAVRAKKQQQQRDESGSPRMLTWGRSLARRMRLLRQRAGGGKDGRLLEDAAAEASTPKGQVAVYVGGAEPGGESMMRYVVPVVYFNHPLFGELLREAEEEFGFQHPGGITIPCAASRFERAAAVAAGGGGKKVPAGWW, encoded by the coding sequence ATGCTGACGAGGCGGCACGGAGGGTTCCGGCTCGGCCGGAAGTTGCTCAGCGCCTGGCGCTGGGTGCTCTgccaccgccggcgccgccgcggccgcgggtACCTCCGCCTGCAGCCGTGCCAACAAGGACGACGAGGCAGCAACAAATCCCCGTCGACGTCCCCCCTGGCGGATGCAGCGGTGCGCGccaagaagcagcagcagcagcgcgatGAGTCTGGCTCGCCGCGGATGCTCACGTGGGGGCGGTCGCTGGCGAGGCGGATGAGGCTCTTGCGGCAGCGTGCGGGAGGGGGGAAGGACGGCCGGCTGCTGGAGGACGCCGCGGCGGAGGCCAGCACGCCCAAGGGGCAGGTGGCCGTGTACGTGGGCGGCGCCGAGCCCGGGGGCGAGTCGATGATGCGGTACGTGGTCCCCGTGGTGTACTTCAACCACCCGCTGTTCGGAGAGCTGCTGCGCGAGGCCGAGGAGGAGTTCGGCTTCCAGCACCCCGGCGGGATCACCATCCCGTGCGCGGCCTCGCGGTTCgagcgcgccgccgccgtggccgccggcggcggcgggaagAAGGTGCCTGCTGGATGGTGGTAG